The following coding sequences are from one Arcobacter nitrofigilis DSM 7299 window:
- a CDS encoding alanine racemase, whose protein sequence is MSKIIINKRNYIHNLDIISKQAGSKEKIAVVLKDNAYGHGIIEISKIAKEFGIKKAVVKNLKEALKIEDFFEDIIILSEINFHTYSHTFHIVINSIEQIHKIPKNTNVHLKVDTGMHRNGISKNQLKEAIDGICRQNLNLTGIMTHHRGADGLNSEFFWQKRNFRLVKEEVKRICEQLFLPLPKFHSCNSAALFRTANFDDDFARVGIASYGYFENHPSFDKIDLKPVLSLWAQKVTTRVLKKNQSVGYGGTYKTDKNIIVSTYDIGYGDGFLRINENQSYKTPKGYKVLGRISMDNLSLDSQDEEVCMFDDARALAKIHNTISYEIVTTLSSELKREVI, encoded by the coding sequence TTGTCTAAAATTATTATAAATAAAAGAAATTATATTCATAACTTAGATATTATTTCTAAACAAGCTGGATCAAAAGAAAAAATTGCAGTAGTATTAAAAGACAATGCATATGGTCATGGGATTATAGAAATCTCAAAAATAGCAAAAGAGTTTGGAATAAAAAAAGCAGTCGTAAAAAACCTTAAAGAAGCATTAAAAATTGAAGATTTTTTTGAAGATATAATAATTTTATCAGAGATTAATTTTCACACTTATTCACATACTTTTCACATCGTAATTAATAGCATTGAACAAATCCATAAAATTCCTAAAAACACGAATGTTCACCTTAAAGTGGATACTGGAATGCATAGAAATGGTATATCTAAAAATCAGCTTAAAGAGGCTATTGATGGGATTTGTAGACAAAACTTAAACTTAACTGGTATCATGACACACCACAGAGGTGCGGATGGACTTAACAGTGAATTCTTTTGGCAAAAGCGCAATTTTAGGCTTGTAAAAGAAGAAGTGAAAAGAATATGTGAACAACTTTTTTTACCCCTTCCTAAGTTCCATTCTTGCAACTCTGCAGCGCTGTTTAGAACAGCTAATTTTGATGATGATTTTGCAAGAGTTGGCATAGCAAGTTATGGTTATTTTGAAAATCACCCTAGCTTTGATAAAATAGATTTGAAACCTGTTTTATCACTTTGGGCACAAAAAGTTACAACAAGAGTATTGAAAAAAAATCAATCTGTTGGATATGGAGGAACATACAAAACAGACAAAAATATAATTGTCTCAACATATGATATTGGATATGGAGATGGATTTTTAAGAATCAATGAGAATCAATCTTATAAAACTCCAAAAGGATACAAAGTTCTTGGAAGAATATCAATGGATAACTTATCACTAGATTCACAAGATGAAGAAGTTTGTATGTTTGATGATGCTAGAGCTTTAGCAAAAATACATAATACAATTTCTTATGAAATAGTAACAACACTAAGTTCAGAATTAAAAAGGGAAGTTATATGA
- a CDS encoding competence/damage-inducible protein A: MKKELNFYCVIIGTELLNGRRKDAHFSFLNEQLLKRGWIHKASFVIEDDINLMKDIFRLIKADKNSVMFCFGGIGATPDDYTRQIAAEVFTDGQMEYHEKAKNLITKQFGDEAYPHRIEMSNLPINAKLLKNVVNNVAGFYLENRFFFTPGFPSMSQSMVIEALDNHYKMNKVKKFRLTLSAFCGENNLIDIMKKVSSEVELSSLPKIIDDKRIVVLSLISKDEKLVKENFSMFTKYLDDKQIEYELKDFD; this comes from the coding sequence ATGAAAAAAGAATTAAACTTTTACTGCGTTATTATTGGAACTGAGCTATTAAATGGACGTCGAAAAGATGCTCATTTCTCTTTTTTAAATGAGCAACTTCTCAAACGTGGTTGGATACACAAAGCCTCTTTTGTGATTGAAGATGATATAAATTTGATGAAAGACATTTTTAGACTAATTAAAGCTGATAAAAACTCTGTTATGTTTTGTTTTGGTGGTATTGGAGCTACTCCTGATGACTATACAAGACAAATAGCTGCTGAAGTTTTTACAGATGGTCAAATGGAATACCATGAAAAAGCAAAAAACTTAATCACAAAACAATTTGGAGATGAAGCATATCCCCATAGAATAGAGATGTCAAATTTACCTATAAATGCAAAGCTTCTTAAAAATGTAGTAAATAATGTAGCTGGTTTTTATTTGGAAAATAGATTTTTCTTTACACCAGGCTTTCCCTCTATGAGTCAAAGTATGGTTATAGAAGCACTTGATAATCACTATAAGATGAACAAAGTCAAAAAATTTAGATTAACACTTAGTGCTTTTTGTGGAGAAAATAACTTAATTGATATTATGAAAAAAGTTTCAAGTGAAGTTGAGTTATCATCTTTGCCTAAAATTATTGATGATAAAAGAATAGTTGTTTTATCTTTAATTTCAAAAGATGAAAAACTAGTAAAAGAGAATTTTTCTATGTTTACTAAATATTTAGATGATAAACAAATAGAGTACGAGCTAAAAGATTTTGATTAG
- a CDS encoding adenylate kinase, giving the protein MNLMLFGAPGAGKGTQAKFLIEKYNIPQISTGDILRAAIADKTDMGMEAKKFMDEGKLVPDSTIIGIIKDRLAEDDCKNGFILDGFPRTLAQAEALSELMSNMEISLDKVISLNVPDELIVGRITGRRVCSKCGASFHVEFNPSKEENVCDYCGGELVIRKDDNAETVKSRLEAYHAQTAPLIDFYTDMGVFVELDGTKDVSDVTKDMIAAL; this is encoded by the coding sequence ATGAATTTAATGCTATTTGGTGCACCAGGAGCTGGTAAGGGAACACAAGCAAAATTTTTAATTGAAAAATATAATATTCCTCAAATCTCGACAGGAGATATTTTAAGAGCAGCAATTGCTGATAAAACAGATATGGGAATGGAAGCAAAAAAATTCATGGATGAGGGGAAATTAGTTCCTGATTCAACTATTATTGGTATTATTAAAGATAGATTGGCTGAAGATGATTGTAAAAATGGTTTTATTCTTGATGGTTTTCCAAGAACATTGGCACAAGCAGAAGCTTTAAGTGAACTTATGTCAAATATGGAAATATCACTTGATAAAGTAATTTCATTAAATGTTCCAGATGAACTAATTGTTGGAAGAATTACAGGAAGAAGAGTTTGTTCTAAATGTGGAGCTTCATTTCATGTAGAATTTAATCCTTCAAAAGAAGAAAATGTATGTGATTATTGTGGTGGAGAACTTGTTATTAGAAAAGATGACAATGCAGAGACTGTAAAAAGTAGATTAGAAGCTTATCATGCACAAACAGCACCACTTATTGATTTTTATACTGATATGGGTGTATTTGTTGAACTTGATGGTACAAAAGATGTATCAGATGTAACAAAAGATATGATTGCTGCACTTTAG
- a CDS encoding adenylate kinase encodes MKKLFLIIGAPGSGKTTDAQLIAAKHDNITHYSTGDMFRAEVASGSERGKIIDTYISVGNIVPIDIAIETILGAIKKASTDVVIIDGYPRSFEQMSELDKYLKNETEVELVNVIEVVVSQEVACDRVLGRARGADDNVEVFNNRMKIYTEPLAEIQEFYKRKNLLKRIDGERTIDEIVDEIDNFIQSKI; translated from the coding sequence ATGAAAAAACTATTTTTGATTATTGGCGCACCTGGAAGTGGCAAAACTACAGATGCTCAATTAATAGCTGCAAAACATGATAATATCACTCATTATTCAACTGGAGATATGTTTAGAGCAGAAGTTGCAAGCGGAAGTGAAAGAGGAAAAATAATTGATACTTATATAAGTGTTGGAAATATAGTACCAATTGATATTGCTATTGAAACAATTTTAGGAGCGATAAAAAAAGCTTCTACTGATGTGGTAATTATAGATGGTTATCCAAGAAGTTTTGAACAAATGTCTGAGCTTGATAAATATTTAAAAAATGAAACAGAAGTTGAATTAGTAAATGTTATAGAAGTAGTAGTATCTCAAGAGGTTGCTTGTGATAGAGTTCTTGGACGAGCAAGGGGAGCTGATGATAATGTTGAAGTATTTAATAATAGAATGAAAATTTATACCGAACCATTAGCTGAGATTCAAGAGTTTTATAAAAGAAAAAACCTTTTGAAAAGAATTGATGGTGAAAGAACTATTGACGAGATTGTTGACGAAATCGATAACTTTATTCAATCAAAAATTTAA
- a CDS encoding tetratricopeptide repeat protein → MKKYLLSLFCVVKLIAQDNLSTNEELKSLELINKYEESALKNDPNAFFELGKIYFEGKYVFKDYKKALEYFGAASYLGSIKGTYNLGLFYLSNQTNFYDPKKAFSYFLELARKGYAPAQNKVGMFLTTGLVIDKDYKEAVKWYESSSKQGYIQAQCNLAFMYASGKGVWQNMGRAHAFAKPGYDKGYNLCKKVWEDFNLAKYKEDKGFKFKFYNQP, encoded by the coding sequence ATGAAAAAATACCTATTATCACTTTTTTGTGTAGTTAAATTAATAGCACAAGATAATCTTTCAACAAATGAAGAGTTAAAAAGTCTTGAACTAATAAATAAATATGAAGAGTCTGCTTTAAAAAATGATCCAAATGCTTTTTTTGAGTTAGGAAAGATATATTTTGAAGGTAAATATGTTTTTAAAGATTATAAAAAAGCTTTAGAGTATTTTGGAGCAGCTTCTTACTTGGGGAGCATAAAAGGTACATATAACCTAGGACTTTTTTACTTAAGTAATCAAACAAATTTTTATGATCCCAAAAAAGCCTTTTCATATTTTTTAGAACTTGCTAGAAAAGGTTATGCTCCAGCACAAAATAAAGTAGGTATGTTTTTAACAACAGGATTAGTTATAGACAAAGATTACAAAGAAGCTGTTAAATGGTATGAATCTTCATCTAAACAAGGATATATTCAAGCTCAATGTAACTTAGCATTTATGTATGCATCAGGAAAAGGTGTATGGCAAAATATGGGAAGAGCCCATGCCTTTGCAAAACCTGGATATGATAAAGGATATAATCTTTGTAAAAAAGTTTGGGAAGATTTTAATCTAGCTAAATACAAAGAAGATAAAGGCTTTAAGTTTAAATTTTACAATCAACCCTAA
- a CDS encoding YgiQ family radical SAM protein, whose amino-acid sequence MFLPTTKEEMEKLGWEQLDVILISGDAYVDSPFIGVAVVGRILEDLGYKVGIIGQPNLENGDITRLGEPKLYWGVSGGSIDSMVSNYTATKKFRNSDDYTPGGKNNKRPDRATLVYTNLIRRHFKNTVPIVLGGIEASLRRVTHYDYWTNKLKKPILFDAKADYMIYGMGEIAIREFTNALAKGEDPRKVRGVCYISKEPREEYIQLPSHDDCLKDKNKYIDLFDHFYQNNDPINANGLCQKVDTRFLIQNPPCDYLDEKEMDYIADFKYTRDLHPYHKPEGKVKCLETVKFSIQTHHGCWGECNFCAIGVHQGRTIRTRSEANILKEAKEFTTYKDFKGIISDVGGPTANMYGYECGKKLKKGTCDDIRCVDFDRLCKVMKVDHSRHLKLLQNIRKVPGIKKAFVASGLRYDFISADKKHGYEYLKELVNHHISGQMKVAPEHTSDRVLKLMGKPGKQPLIEFKKMYDRLNKEAGKEQFLTYYLIAAHPGCEEKDMHELKHFTKHELKMNPEQAQVFTPTPGTYSSVMYYTELDPVTREKIFVEKDTKRKEKQKDIVIDKSYYQRRKSGGASFQS is encoded by the coding sequence ATGTTTTTACCCACTACAAAAGAAGAGATGGAAAAACTTGGTTGGGAACAACTAGATGTTATCTTAATCTCAGGAGATGCTTATGTTGATTCTCCTTTTATTGGTGTTGCAGTTGTTGGAAGAATACTTGAAGACTTAGGTTATAAAGTAGGGATTATCGGACAACCAAATTTAGAAAATGGTGATATCACAAGACTTGGTGAGCCTAAACTTTATTGGGGGGTTAGTGGTGGAAGTATTGATTCTATGGTTTCAAATTATACTGCAACTAAGAAGTTTAGAAATAGTGATGATTATACTCCTGGTGGAAAGAATAATAAAAGACCAGATAGAGCAACCTTAGTTTATACAAATCTTATAAGACGGCACTTTAAAAATACAGTTCCTATTGTACTTGGTGGAATAGAAGCAAGTCTTAGAAGAGTTACCCATTATGATTATTGGACAAATAAATTAAAAAAACCAATTCTTTTTGATGCAAAAGCTGATTATATGATTTATGGTATGGGTGAAATTGCAATAAGAGAGTTTACTAATGCTTTGGCAAAGGGTGAAGATCCAAGAAAGGTTAGGGGAGTCTGTTATATCTCTAAAGAACCAAGAGAAGAGTATATTCAACTACCTAGTCATGATGATTGTTTAAAAGATAAAAATAAATATATAGATTTATTTGATCATTTTTATCAAAATAATGACCCTATAAATGCAAATGGATTATGCCAAAAAGTTGATACCAGATTTTTGATTCAAAATCCTCCCTGTGATTATTTAGATGAAAAAGAGATGGATTATATTGCTGATTTTAAATATACAAGAGATTTACACCCTTATCACAAGCCAGAGGGAAAAGTAAAATGTTTAGAAACAGTAAAATTCTCTATTCAAACACACCATGGGTGTTGGGGAGAGTGTAACTTCTGTGCTATTGGAGTTCATCAAGGACGAACAATAAGAACAAGAAGTGAAGCAAATATTTTAAAAGAAGCAAAAGAGTTCACTACATACAAAGACTTTAAAGGTATTATCTCTGATGTTGGTGGACCAACTGCTAATATGTATGGTTATGAGTGTGGCAAAAAGCTTAAAAAAGGTACTTGTGATGATATTAGATGTGTAGACTTTGATAGGCTTTGTAAGGTTATGAAAGTGGATCACTCAAGACATTTGAAACTTTTACAAAATATTAGAAAAGTCCCAGGTATTAAAAAAGCCTTTGTTGCTTCTGGGCTTAGATATGATTTTATAAGTGCTGATAAAAAGCATGGATATGAGTATTTAAAAGAACTAGTTAACCATCATATATCAGGACAAATGAAAGTTGCACCTGAGCATACTTCTGACAGAGTTTTAAAACTTATGGGAAAACCGGGGAAACAACCTTTGATTGAATTCAAAAAGATGTACGATAGATTGAATAAGGAAGCGGGAAAAGAACAGTTTTTAACTTATTATTTAATAGCAGCACATCCTGGTTGTGAAGAGAAAGATATGCATGAATTAAAACATTTTACAAAACATGAATTAAAAATGAATCCAGAACAAGCACAAGTTTTTACGCCAACTCCAGGGACTTATTCTAGTGTGATGTATTATACGGAATTAGATCCAGTAACTAGAGAGAAAATTTTTGTAGAAAAAGATACAAAAAGAAAAGAAAAACAAAAAGATATAGTGATAGATAAAAGTTATTACCAAAGAAGAAAATCTGGTGGTGCTAGTTTTCAAAGCTAA